Proteins encoded together in one Telopea speciosissima isolate NSW1024214 ecotype Mountain lineage chromosome 6, Tspe_v1, whole genome shotgun sequence window:
- the LOC122666165 gene encoding uncharacterized protein LOC122666165 isoform X2, producing the protein MGKRRFKQVSTSDEEDEEEVPGPSSRRPSSSSSQSENHKKKKVKLEEEESESSENEDEAVVEDAKPIGEVIKTTGKGRGRRTHHNAFEYDGNRFELDIAQTSDGSVMVTGQWFYRPEEAEKKGGGSWETHDTRELFYSFHHDEVPAESVMHKCVVHFVPLQKQLPQRSQNPGFIVQKVYDTVERKLWKLTDKDYEDKKQHEIDLLVQKTRERLGELPDIEPEDPPVEQEETLKNKRYLRRKNISPLDVSREDDATRPDLKAETPGSGSNDASEFYSILANFKALTGDSYRDKCLGRLLQAIQYACISKDYVQADDKDKVGSACIDGAASGNNGCQESMKGDEAIHWPDAAVAAVTSLERVSHETLAFDFTKYNQKMRQLVFNLKSNAMLARRLVKRELEPSRILNMSPNELKDALTEEETPKEEPEESERMQMTDARCKRCMEKKVGLTDIIRGARGDRYQLQCIACGNTWFAFRDEVSTLTIEAASVVGNVGTAPWATAKFEDVEKKLVTPRESEKPDSDIFKKITAPYIPVLQTQKSFGKAKTEDPLPTSNNAV; encoded by the exons ATGGGGAAGAGGAGGTTCAAACAGGTTTCAACCAGcgacgaagaagatgaggaagaagttCCAGGTCCTTCTTCACGgcgtccttcttcttcttcttcacagtcggaaaatcacaagaaaaagaaggttaagcttgaggaagaagaatctGAGAGCAGTGAAAACGAAGATGAAGCGGTGGTAGAGGACGCGAAGCCGATTGGAGAAGTAATCAAGACTACTGGTAAAGGAAGAGGGCGGCGAACTCACCATAATGCTTTCGAGTACGATGGGAATCGATTCGAGTTG GATATTGCACAAACCAGTGATGGGAGTGTGATGGTTACTGGGCAGTGGTTCTATCGTCCTGAGGAAGCAGAAAAAAAGGGTGGAGGAAGCTGGGAAACACATGATACTAGAGAGCTGTTCTACAGTTTCCACCATGATGAGGTTCCAGCAGAATCTGTAATGCACAAATGTGTAGTGCATTTTGTCCCTTTACAGAAGCAGCTTCCACAACGCTCACAGAATCCTGGTTTTATTGTCCAAAAAGTGTATGATACTGTAGAGAGAAAACTTTGGAAATTAACAGATAAAGATTATGAGGACAAGAAGCAACATGAAATTGATCTTCTAGTTCAGAAAACTCGAGAGCGTCTAGGAGAACTTCCAGATATTGAGCCTGAAGATCCTCCTGTTGAACAGGAAGAGACATTGAAGAATAAGCGTTACCTCAGAAGGAAAAATATATCTCCTCTTGATGTGTCAAGGGAAGACGATGCCACCAGGCCTGATCTAAAAGCAGAAACACCAGGAAGTGGTTCCAATGATGCTTCCGAGTTTTATTCAATATTAGCAAACTTCAAGGCTTTAACTGGAGATTCATATCGTGACAAATGTTtggggagacttcttcaagcaATTCAGTATGCATGCATCTCAAAGGACTATGTGCAGGCTGATGATAAAGATAAAGTTGGATCTGCATGCATTGATGGTGCTGCAAGTGGAAACAATGGCTGTCAAGAGAGTATGAAG GGTGATGAAGCAATCCACTGGCCAGATGCTGCTGTTGCAGCAGTAACTTCTCTTGAGAGGGTCTCACATGAAACTCTTGCCTTTGATTTTACGAAGTATAACCAGAAGATGAGACAGCTAGTATTCAACCTCAAG AGCAATGCGATGCTAGCCAGACGTCTAGTAAAAAGAGAGTTGGAACCTTCAAGAATTCTTAACATGTCACCTAATGAACTAAAG GATGCTCTTACAGAAGAAGAAACTCCTAAGGAGGAGCCTGAAGAATCCGAACGCATGCAG ATGACAGATGCTCGATGTAAAAGATGCATGGAGAAGAAAGTGGGTCTAACAGACATTATACGAGGAGCACGTGGTGACCGCTATCAG TTGCAATGTATTGCATGCGGTAACACATGGTTTGCTTTCCGAGATGAAGTCTCTACACTGACCATAGAAGCAGCAAGTGTAGTTGGAAATGTGGGCACTGCACCATGGGCCACAGCGAAGTTCGAAGATGTTGAGAAAAAACTGGTTACTCCCCGTGAGTCAGAGAAACCGGACAGCGATATTTTTAAGAAGATAACTGCACCTTACATCCCCGTCTTGCAAACACAGAAATCATTTGGTAAGGCAAAAACTGAAGATCCTTTGCCTACTTCTAACAATGCGGTGTAG
- the LOC122666165 gene encoding uncharacterized protein LOC122666165 isoform X1 produces MGKRRFKQVSTSDEEDEEEVPGPSSRRPSSSSSQSENHKKKKVKLEEEESESSENEDEAVVEDAKPIGEVIKTTGKGRGRRTHHNAFEYDGNRFELEDPVLLTPEDPDQKPYVAIIKDIAQTSDGSVMVTGQWFYRPEEAEKKGGGSWETHDTRELFYSFHHDEVPAESVMHKCVVHFVPLQKQLPQRSQNPGFIVQKVYDTVERKLWKLTDKDYEDKKQHEIDLLVQKTRERLGELPDIEPEDPPVEQEETLKNKRYLRRKNISPLDVSREDDATRPDLKAETPGSGSNDASEFYSILANFKALTGDSYRDKCLGRLLQAIQYACISKDYVQADDKDKVGSACIDGAASGNNGCQESMKGDEAIHWPDAAVAAVTSLERVSHETLAFDFTKYNQKMRQLVFNLKSNAMLARRLVKRELEPSRILNMSPNELKDALTEEETPKEEPEESERMQMTDARCKRCMEKKVGLTDIIRGARGDRYQLQCIACGNTWFAFRDEVSTLTIEAASVVGNVGTAPWATAKFEDVEKKLVTPRESEKPDSDIFKKITAPYIPVLQTQKSFGKAKTEDPLPTSNNAV; encoded by the exons ATGGGGAAGAGGAGGTTCAAACAGGTTTCAACCAGcgacgaagaagatgaggaagaagttCCAGGTCCTTCTTCACGgcgtccttcttcttcttcttcacagtcggaaaatcacaagaaaaagaaggttaagcttgaggaagaagaatctGAGAGCAGTGAAAACGAAGATGAAGCGGTGGTAGAGGACGCGAAGCCGATTGGAGAAGTAATCAAGACTACTGGTAAAGGAAGAGGGCGGCGAACTCACCATAATGCTTTCGAGTACGATGGGAATCGATTCGAGTTG GAAGATCCGGTACTTTTAACACCTGAGGATCCAGATCAGAAGCCTTATGTTGCTATCATCAAG GATATTGCACAAACCAGTGATGGGAGTGTGATGGTTACTGGGCAGTGGTTCTATCGTCCTGAGGAAGCAGAAAAAAAGGGTGGAGGAAGCTGGGAAACACATGATACTAGAGAGCTGTTCTACAGTTTCCACCATGATGAGGTTCCAGCAGAATCTGTAATGCACAAATGTGTAGTGCATTTTGTCCCTTTACAGAAGCAGCTTCCACAACGCTCACAGAATCCTGGTTTTATTGTCCAAAAAGTGTATGATACTGTAGAGAGAAAACTTTGGAAATTAACAGATAAAGATTATGAGGACAAGAAGCAACATGAAATTGATCTTCTAGTTCAGAAAACTCGAGAGCGTCTAGGAGAACTTCCAGATATTGAGCCTGAAGATCCTCCTGTTGAACAGGAAGAGACATTGAAGAATAAGCGTTACCTCAGAAGGAAAAATATATCTCCTCTTGATGTGTCAAGGGAAGACGATGCCACCAGGCCTGATCTAAAAGCAGAAACACCAGGAAGTGGTTCCAATGATGCTTCCGAGTTTTATTCAATATTAGCAAACTTCAAGGCTTTAACTGGAGATTCATATCGTGACAAATGTTtggggagacttcttcaagcaATTCAGTATGCATGCATCTCAAAGGACTATGTGCAGGCTGATGATAAAGATAAAGTTGGATCTGCATGCATTGATGGTGCTGCAAGTGGAAACAATGGCTGTCAAGAGAGTATGAAG GGTGATGAAGCAATCCACTGGCCAGATGCTGCTGTTGCAGCAGTAACTTCTCTTGAGAGGGTCTCACATGAAACTCTTGCCTTTGATTTTACGAAGTATAACCAGAAGATGAGACAGCTAGTATTCAACCTCAAG AGCAATGCGATGCTAGCCAGACGTCTAGTAAAAAGAGAGTTGGAACCTTCAAGAATTCTTAACATGTCACCTAATGAACTAAAG GATGCTCTTACAGAAGAAGAAACTCCTAAGGAGGAGCCTGAAGAATCCGAACGCATGCAG ATGACAGATGCTCGATGTAAAAGATGCATGGAGAAGAAAGTGGGTCTAACAGACATTATACGAGGAGCACGTGGTGACCGCTATCAG TTGCAATGTATTGCATGCGGTAACACATGGTTTGCTTTCCGAGATGAAGTCTCTACACTGACCATAGAAGCAGCAAGTGTAGTTGGAAATGTGGGCACTGCACCATGGGCCACAGCGAAGTTCGAAGATGTTGAGAAAAAACTGGTTACTCCCCGTGAGTCAGAGAAACCGGACAGCGATATTTTTAAGAAGATAACTGCACCTTACATCCCCGTCTTGCAAACACAGAAATCATTTGGTAAGGCAAAAACTGAAGATCCTTTGCCTACTTCTAACAATGCGGTGTAG